One stretch of Pseudomonadota bacterium DNA includes these proteins:
- a CDS encoding efflux RND transporter periplasmic adaptor subunit yields MTRKLVTTLVVLAVLIGVPAAIKMRQFSVMSSIPMQMPPETVTADSARAQAWPDAVTAVGSLVAVQGVTVGAELGGKVADIAFESGARVDAGAVLVRLDTAAESAQLRAAEAAVALARLTLERTRELLAEKNASKAEFDSADARFKQAAAEADTIRAAIEKKTIRAPFAGRLGLRLVNLGQILREGDPIVTLQTLDPIYVNFSVPQQLNPLLAQGMAVRVSTDAAPQETFAGTINAVSPEIDAMTRNVRVQALISNVGEKLRAGMFVNVEVALSEQQDVLAIPATAVLYAPYGDTVFVIDSQHDEHGGATKQVLRQQIVRLGATRGDFVAVTAGLQAGDQVVTSGVFKLRPGMAVVVDNTLAPDAQLAPAPANE; encoded by the coding sequence ATGACCAGAAAGCTCGTGACCACGCTCGTCGTCCTGGCCGTCCTGATCGGCGTGCCGGCCGCCATCAAGATGCGCCAGTTCAGCGTGATGAGCTCGATCCCGATGCAGATGCCGCCCGAGACGGTCACCGCGGACAGCGCGCGCGCGCAGGCGTGGCCCGACGCGGTCACGGCCGTCGGCTCGCTGGTTGCCGTGCAGGGCGTCACGGTCGGCGCCGAGCTGGGTGGTAAAGTCGCCGATATCGCGTTCGAGTCGGGCGCTCGCGTGGATGCCGGCGCCGTCCTGGTCAGGCTGGATACCGCCGCGGAGTCGGCGCAGCTGCGCGCCGCCGAGGCGGCCGTGGCGCTGGCGCGCCTCACGCTCGAGCGCACCCGGGAGCTGCTGGCCGAGAAGAATGCCTCGAAGGCCGAGTTCGACAGCGCCGACGCCCGCTTCAAGCAGGCCGCCGCCGAGGCGGACACCATCCGCGCGGCAATCGAGAAGAAGACGATACGCGCGCCGTTCGCCGGCCGGCTCGGACTGCGCCTGGTCAACCTGGGCCAGATCCTCCGGGAAGGCGATCCGATCGTGACGCTGCAGACGCTCGATCCCATCTACGTGAATTTCTCGGTCCCGCAGCAGCTGAATCCGCTGCTGGCGCAGGGCATGGCGGTGCGGGTATCCACCGACGCGGCACCGCAGGAGACCTTCGCGGGCACGATCAACGCGGTGAGTCCGGAGATCGACGCCATGACCCGCAACGTGCGCGTGCAGGCGCTGATAAGCAATGTCGGCGAAAAGCTGCGTGCGGGCATGTTCGTCAATGTCGAGGTCGCGTTGTCCGAACAGCAGGACGTGCTCGCGATTCCCGCGACCGCGGTGCTGTATGCGCCCTATGGCGATACCGTGTTCGTGATCGATTCCCAGCACGACGAGCACGGCGGCGCGACCAAGCAGGTGCTGCGGCAGCAGATCGTCCGGCTCGGCGCCACGCGCGGCGACTTCGTCGCCGTCACCGCCGGCCTGCAGGCCGGCGACCAGGTCGTGACCAGCGGGGTGTTCAAGCTGCGTCCCGGCATGGCGGTGGTGGTCGACAATACCCTGGCGCCGGACGCGCAGCTTGCGCCCGCGCCCGCCAACGAGTGA
- a CDS encoding GNAT family N-acetyltransferase — translation MPADTLRPTPAAVVLRTTPQPGDVAAVRALVHTTGFFSAAEVGIAAELVQESLSQGSASGYEFLLLEQAQTLLGYTCYGEIPGTAGSYDLYWIVVAPDRQGRGLGQQLLAATETAVRARGGRLLYAETSARAQYAPTRHFYERAGFHAAARLPDFYAPGDGKVIYAKALIAAA, via the coding sequence ATGCCCGCTGACACGCTGCGGCCGACACCGGCAGCGGTGGTGCTGCGCACGACGCCGCAGCCCGGCGACGTGGCAGCGGTGCGCGCACTGGTGCACACGACCGGATTTTTCAGCGCCGCGGAGGTCGGGATTGCGGCCGAACTCGTCCAGGAAAGCCTGTCGCAGGGTAGCGCCAGCGGCTATGAATTCCTGCTGCTCGAACAGGCGCAAACGCTGCTTGGCTATACCTGCTATGGCGAGATTCCCGGCACCGCCGGTAGCTATGATCTCTACTGGATCGTCGTCGCCCCGGACCGGCAGGGCCGGGGGCTCGGGCAGCAGCTGCTGGCCGCGACGGAAACGGCGGTGCGCGCGCGGGGCGGACGCCTGCTGTATGCCGAGACATCGGCGCGCGCGCAATACGCGCCGACACGGCATTTCTATGAACGGGCGGGTTTCCATGCGGCGGCACGGCTGCCGGATTTCTATGCCCCGGGCGATGGCAAGGTCATTTATGCGAAGGCGCTGATAGCGGCGGCCTAA
- a CDS encoding histone deacetylase family protein: MFLIRQIYDDTTSANRTAIAQAQAILRAQFPGLGEDDIAKLPDQLRDPLKHRFHARLLAAENGQGELRGFALLLHAPDLRFAYLEYISAAPGGTGGGIGGALYERVREEAAALQVCGLFFECLPDDPALSRDPAIRAQNAARLKFYERYGARPLANTAYETPVTPGGDNPPYLVLDPLGSQAPLGRDAARRIVRAILERKYGALCPREYIKHVVASIQDDPVQLRAPRYRRSSTRQPAPAPVRARRIALIVNDKHDIHHVRERGYVESPVRIKAIMQELDKTGYFERLPARHFPLSWIKAVHDGDFVQYLMRACARVPQGKSVYPYVFPIRNAARPPRELPLRAGYYCIDTFTPLNRNAWLAALGAVDCALTGAQCLVDGYRMAYALVRPPGHHAERRSFGGFCYFNSAAVAANYLSRYGRVAVLDVDYHHGNGTENIFYERADVLTVSLHGNPRQTYPYFSGFEDERGAGEGLGYNLNLPLKEGLDGAGYREHLARALKHIIRFAPRYLVLGLGLDTAKGDPTGSFTLAARDFHENGRMIGALALPVLVTQEGGYRTRSLGQNARHFFEGLWQGLHAARQPDHAR, encoded by the coding sequence ATGTTCCTCATCCGCCAGATCTACGACGACACCACGTCCGCCAACCGGACCGCGATCGCGCAGGCACAGGCGATCCTGCGCGCGCAGTTCCCCGGTCTCGGCGAGGACGACATCGCCAAGCTGCCGGACCAGTTGCGTGACCCGCTCAAGCACCGTTTCCATGCCCGGTTGCTGGCAGCGGAAAACGGCCAGGGCGAACTGCGCGGCTTCGCGCTGCTGCTGCATGCGCCTGACCTGCGTTTCGCCTACCTGGAGTACATCAGCGCCGCGCCCGGCGGTACCGGCGGCGGTATCGGCGGGGCGCTGTACGAGCGGGTGCGCGAGGAGGCGGCCGCGCTGCAGGTGTGCGGACTGTTCTTCGAATGCCTGCCGGACGATCCGGCGCTCTCGCGCGACCCGGCGATCCGTGCGCAGAATGCGGCGCGCCTGAAATTCTACGAACGCTACGGCGCGCGGCCGCTGGCCAATACCGCCTACGAAACCCCGGTCACGCCCGGCGGCGACAATCCGCCCTACCTGGTGCTGGACCCGCTCGGCAGCCAGGCGCCGCTGGGCCGGGACGCCGCGCGTCGCATCGTGCGCGCCATCCTGGAACGCAAGTACGGCGCGCTGTGTCCGCGCGAGTACATCAAGCATGTCGTCGCCTCCATCCAGGACGACCCCGTGCAGCTGCGGGCGCCGCGCTACCGCCGCAGCAGCACGCGCCAGCCAGCCCCGGCCCCGGTGCGTGCACGGCGCATCGCGCTGATCGTCAATGACAAGCACGACATCCACCACGTGCGCGAGCGGGGTTACGTGGAATCGCCCGTGCGCATCAAGGCGATCATGCAGGAACTGGACAAGACCGGATACTTCGAGCGGCTGCCGGCCCGCCACTTCCCGCTGTCCTGGATCAAGGCCGTGCACGACGGTGATTTCGTGCAGTACCTCATGCGCGCCTGCGCCCGGGTTCCGCAGGGCAAGTCTGTCTATCCCTACGTGTTCCCGATCCGCAACGCCGCGCGTCCGCCGCGCGAGCTGCCGCTGCGCGCCGGCTATTACTGCATCGACACCTTCACGCCCCTGAACCGCAATGCCTGGCTGGCGGCGCTCGGTGCCGTCGACTGCGCGCTGACCGGCGCACAGTGCCTGGTGGACGGCTACCGTATGGCCTACGCGCTGGTGCGGCCGCCCGGTCACCATGCCGAGCGCAGGAGCTTCGGCGGATTCTGCTATTTCAATTCGGCGGCGGTCGCCGCCAACTACCTGAGCCGCTACGGCCGGGTTGCGGTGCTCGATGTCGACTACCATCACGGCAACGGGACCGAGAACATCTTCTACGAGCGCGCCGACGTGCTCACCGTTTCGCTGCACGGCAATCCGCGGCAGACCTATCCGTATTTCAGCGGCTTCGAGGACGAGCGCGGGGCGGGTGAGGGATTGGGCTACAACCTGAACCTGCCCCTGAAGGAAGGTCTGGACGGGGCGGGTTACCGCGAACATCTCGCGCGCGCGCTGAAACACATCATCCGCTTCGCGCCGCGTTACCTGGTGCTCGGGCTCGGGCTGGATACCGCGAAGGGCGATCCGACCGGCTCGTTCACGCTGGCCGCGCGCGACTTCCACGAGAACGGACGCATGATCGGGGCGCTGGCCCTGCCGGTGCTGGTGACCCAGGAGGGCGGCTACCGCACGCGCTCGCTGGGCCAGAATGCCCGGCACTTCTTCGAGGGCCTGTGGCAGGGCCTGCATGCGGCCAGGCAACCGGACCATGCCCGCTGA
- a CDS encoding D-alanine--D-alanine ligase produces the protein MTRRTRVAVLYGALPANAPPDEQDALVEAEAVGAALRALGFQPLLRAVNTNLDQLRHELLQLRPRFAFNLVESLDGRGAFIAWVPQLLDALGIPYTGVSADAQYLTSNKLLAKRWLAAHGLPTPAWSEDGSAGGPGAWIVKSVWEHASIGIDDGAVVQGGAAAARRIAEQRARHGGAWFAERFVDGREFNIALLEEVGGVRVLPVAEIDFSAFPAGKPRIVNYAAKWDSTAFEYHHTPRRFLVSAAGSEPGHGLETLARACWQHFGLRGYARVDIRLDADGTPQVLEINANPCLSPDAGYAAAAAAAGLDYTALIGCIVAGVLPRHDAVADAHPRSGAAT, from the coding sequence ATGACCCGCAGAACCCGCGTTGCCGTCCTCTACGGCGCCCTGCCTGCCAACGCCCCGCCTGATGAACAGGACGCGCTCGTCGAGGCCGAGGCGGTCGGCGCCGCCCTGCGCGCGCTGGGGTTCCAGCCGCTGCTGCGCGCGGTGAACACGAACCTCGACCAGCTGCGTCACGAACTGCTGCAGCTACGGCCGCGGTTCGCGTTCAATCTGGTCGAGTCGCTCGACGGGCGCGGCGCCTTCATCGCCTGGGTGCCGCAGCTGCTCGATGCGCTCGGGATTCCCTATACCGGTGTCAGCGCCGATGCGCAGTACCTCACGTCGAACAAGCTGCTGGCCAAGCGCTGGCTCGCCGCGCACGGCCTGCCGACCCCCGCCTGGAGCGAGGACGGCAGCGCCGGCGGGCCGGGTGCCTGGATCGTGAAGTCGGTGTGGGAACACGCCTCGATCGGCATCGATGACGGGGCCGTGGTCCAGGGCGGTGCCGCCGCCGCCCGGCGCATCGCAGAGCAGCGCGCACGCCATGGCGGCGCCTGGTTCGCGGAACGCTTCGTCGACGGGCGCGAATTCAATATCGCGCTGCTCGAGGAGGTGGGCGGTGTGCGCGTGCTGCCGGTGGCGGAGATCGATTTTTCCGCATTTCCCGCCGGCAAGCCGCGCATCGTGAACTATGCCGCCAAGTGGGACAGCACGGCGTTCGAGTATCACCACACGCCGCGCCGCTTCCTCGTGTCAGCTGCCGGGAGTGAGCCGGGGCATGGCCTGGAGACGCTGGCGCGGGCCTGCTGGCAGCACTTCGGGCTGCGCGGCTATGCGCGCGTCGACATCCGCCTCGACGCGGACGGCACACCCCAGGTGCTGGAGATCAATGCCAATCCGTGCCTGTCGCCGGATGCGGGCTACGCTGCGGCCGCGGCGGCGGCCGGCCTGGACTATACCGCGCTGATCGGGTGCATCGTGGCTGGCGTGCTGCCCCGGCATGACGCGGTGGCGGACGCGCATCCGCGCAGCGGCGCTGCGACCTGA
- a CDS encoding D-alanine--D-alanine ligase, translating to MRIGFTYDLRDDYLAQGLDEETAAEFDRPETIRAIHAAIEGFGHTVEPIGNLAALMPRLLAGERWDLVFNIAEGLHGVAREAQIPALLDAWQIPYTFSDATTLALCLHKGLTKHVVRDCGIATPDFVVVESAADLVHVDLPLPLFAKPVAEGTSKGISAASKITDHATLGRTCRDLLARFAQPVLVETFLPGREFTVGIVGNGAAARALGVLEVLATGAGDSEVYSFRNKEEFESRCEYRLEVGAVARAVEQVALAAWRALGCRDAGRIDVRLDADGSPHFIEVNPLAGLNPERSDLAFIARFQGLAYRDLIGMILDAARARTLVPARTGVRSALAP from the coding sequence GTGAGGATCGGTTTCACCTACGACTTGCGCGACGACTATCTCGCGCAGGGCCTGGACGAGGAGACGGCAGCCGAGTTCGACCGTCCGGAGACGATCCGCGCCATCCACGCCGCCATCGAGGGGTTCGGCCACACGGTCGAGCCGATCGGCAACCTGGCCGCGCTCATGCCGCGGCTGCTGGCGGGCGAGCGCTGGGACCTGGTGTTCAACATCGCGGAGGGACTCCACGGCGTCGCGCGCGAGGCGCAGATCCCCGCGCTGCTCGACGCCTGGCAGATCCCCTATACCTTCTCGGACGCGACCACGCTGGCGCTGTGCCTGCACAAGGGTCTCACCAAGCACGTGGTGCGCGACTGCGGCATCGCGACACCGGACTTCGTGGTGGTGGAGAGCGCGGCGGACCTGGTACACGTCGACCTGCCACTGCCGCTGTTCGCCAAGCCGGTCGCGGAGGGGACCAGCAAGGGCATCAGCGCGGCCTCGAAGATCACCGATCACGCCACGCTCGGCCGGACCTGCCGGGATCTGCTCGCGCGCTTCGCGCAACCCGTGCTCGTGGAAACCTTCCTGCCCGGCCGGGAGTTCACCGTCGGCATCGTCGGCAACGGCGCCGCTGCGCGCGCGCTCGGCGTGCTGGAGGTGCTGGCGACCGGCGCCGGCGACAGCGAGGTGTATTCCTTCCGCAACAAGGAGGAATTCGAGTCACGCTGTGAATACCGGCTCGAGGTCGGCGCCGTCGCGCGCGCGGTCGAACAGGTCGCGCTCGCCGCCTGGCGCGCGCTGGGCTGCCGCGACGCCGGGCGCATCGACGTGCGGCTGGACGCCGATGGCAGTCCGCACTTCATCGAGGTCAACCCGCTCGCGGGTCTGAATCCCGAACGCTCCGACCTTGCCTTCATCGCGCGCTTCCAGGGCCTGGCCTACCGCGACCTGATCGGCATGATTCTCGACGCCGCGCGTGCCCGCACCCTGGTGCCTGCGCGAACCGGCGTGCGATCCGCGCTCGCGCCATGA
- a CDS encoding KamA family radical SAM protein: protein MKKHIVAVAEEEPPGTAAQTTVSPACTGSAAPHLVPLVRNLAHPIPRLTVSPRSHAFRKRFFPAAGLRDWNDWRWQNRNRIRDLNALARIIELSPDERAAIEQHSGPLPVGITPYYASLLDAADATQALRRTVIPVTGEYRQSPGEADDPLGEDHDSPVPGLVHRYPDRVLFLVTGICTTYCRYCTRSRLVGAAGEKAIKRSYYEAALDYIERTPTIRDVLLSGGDPLSLDDERLEYLLTRLKRIPHVEFVRIGTKVPAVLPQRITPALLRLFRRYGPVWLSVHFTHPDELTPEVAEACGRLADAGVPLGSQTVLLAGVNDSVETMKRLMHGLLKLRVRPYYLYQCDPITGSAHFRTPVEKGLEIIRGLRGHTTGYAVPHYVIDAPGGGGKIPLVPDYVVGREGDDLVLRNFEHGLYRYHDPVAPTAALAPAGENLA from the coding sequence ATGAAGAAACATATCGTGGCCGTCGCGGAAGAAGAACCTCCGGGCACCGCAGCGCAAACCACAGTCTCCCCCGCCTGTACCGGTAGTGCCGCACCCCACCTCGTACCTCTCGTCCGCAACCTTGCGCATCCCATACCCCGGCTGACGGTCAGCCCGCGCAGTCACGCCTTCCGCAAACGCTTTTTTCCCGCTGCCGGCTTGCGGGACTGGAACGACTGGCGCTGGCAGAACCGCAATCGCATCCGTGACCTGAATGCGCTGGCACGCATCATCGAGCTGAGCCCGGACGAGCGCGCCGCCATCGAACAGCACAGCGGCCCGCTGCCGGTCGGTATCACGCCCTACTATGCCAGCCTGCTGGACGCGGCCGATGCGACCCAGGCGCTGCGCCGCACGGTCATCCCGGTGACCGGTGAATACCGGCAGAGCCCCGGCGAGGCCGACGATCCCCTCGGCGAGGACCACGACAGCCCGGTGCCGGGTCTGGTGCACCGTTATCCCGACCGGGTGCTGTTCCTGGTCACGGGCATCTGCACCACCTACTGCCGCTACTGCACGCGCTCGCGGCTGGTGGGCGCGGCCGGCGAGAAGGCGATCAAGCGCAGCTACTACGAGGCGGCCCTCGACTACATCGAACGCACGCCGACCATCCGCGACGTGCTGCTCTCGGGCGGCGATCCCCTCAGCCTGGACGACGAGCGCCTGGAATACCTGCTCACGCGGCTCAAGCGCATTCCGCACGTCGAATTCGTGCGCATCGGCACCAAGGTGCCGGCGGTGCTGCCGCAGCGCATCACACCGGCGCTGCTGCGGCTGTTCCGCCGCTACGGTCCCGTGTGGCTGTCGGTGCACTTCACGCATCCGGACGAGCTCACGCCCGAGGTCGCCGAGGCCTGCGGCCGGCTGGCCGATGCCGGCGTGCCGCTCGGCAGCCAGACCGTGCTGCTGGCCGGCGTCAACGACAGCGTCGAGACCATGAAACGGCTGATGCACGGCCTGCTGAAGCTCCGCGTGCGTCCCTACTACCTGTACCAGTGCGACCCGATCACCGGTTCGGCGCATTTCCGCACGCCGGTGGAGAAGGGCCTGGAGATCATCCGCGGCCTGCGCGGCCATACCACCGGCTACGCCGTGCCGCACTACGTCATCGACGCCCCCGGTGGCGGCGGCAAGATCCCGCTGGTGCCGGACTACGTCGTCGGCCGCGAGGGTGACGACCTGGTGCTGCGCAACTTCGAGCACGGCTTGTATCGTTACCACGACCCCGTTGCCCCGACCGCCGCCCTGGCGCCGGCCGGGGAGAACCTCGCGTGA
- a CDS encoding lysylphosphatidylglycerol synthase transmembrane domain-containing protein — translation MIEPARGARPEGPFWSRFRAWLLGLLVLSGLILLVTHFGELEHFVQLLRQAEPAWLLLAALLQLATYLCVASVWYLALRRAGQRRSLLSLVPLGVAKLFSDQAMPSGGMSGTAFFITALSRRGIPTRVCMATLLLSLVSYYGAYLLAALVTVLLLSFYHALQLWNIVAVVVFVLVAVGIPAGALWLRSLARRELPVQLLRIPGLGKLMDAIAQAPDELLRSPALVAAALLCHGAVFLLDAATLQVMLQVVGMPATLQLVFPCFMLAAMVATVGPIPLGLGTFEVTCVSMLGALGVPVEAALAATLLLRGFTLWLPMFPGMWLARRALR, via the coding sequence ATGATCGAACCGGCGCGTGGCGCGCGGCCGGAAGGTCCGTTCTGGTCCCGCTTCCGGGCCTGGCTGCTCGGCCTGCTGGTGCTCTCCGGACTGATCCTGCTGGTCACCCATTTCGGCGAACTCGAGCACTTCGTCCAGCTGCTGCGGCAGGCGGAACCGGCATGGCTGTTGCTGGCCGCGCTGCTGCAGCTGGCCACCTACCTCTGTGTGGCGAGTGTGTGGTACCTGGCACTGCGCAGGGCAGGGCAGCGTCGTTCGCTGCTCTCGCTGGTGCCGCTCGGCGTCGCCAAGCTGTTTTCCGACCAGGCCATGCCCAGCGGCGGCATGAGCGGCACGGCATTCTTCATCACCGCGCTGAGTCGGCGCGGGATACCCACGCGGGTGTGCATGGCGACGCTGTTGCTGAGCCTGGTGTCCTATTACGGGGCCTACCTGCTCGCGGCGCTCGTAACGGTGCTGCTGCTGTCGTTCTATCATGCCCTGCAGCTGTGGAATATCGTGGCGGTCGTCGTCTTCGTGCTGGTAGCGGTGGGTATCCCGGCCGGTGCCCTCTGGCTGCGCAGCCTGGCGCGGCGGGAACTGCCCGTGCAACTGCTGCGTATCCCCGGCCTGGGCAAGCTGATGGATGCCATTGCGCAGGCCCCGGACGAACTGCTGCGCAGCCCGGCACTGGTGGCCGCCGCCCTGCTGTGTCACGGGGCGGTATTCCTGCTGGATGCCGCGACCCTGCAGGTCATGCTGCAGGTCGTGGGTATGCCGGCCACCTTACAGCTCGTGTTCCCGTGTTTCATGCTGGCAGCCATGGTCGCCACCGTCGGTCCAATCCCGCTTGGCCTCGGCACCTTCGAGGTGACCTGCGTCAGCATGCTCGGCGCGCTCGGCGTCCCCGTCGAGGCGGCGCTGGCGGCGACGCTGCTGCTGCGCGGCTTTACGCTCTGGCTGCCCATGTTTCCCGGTATGTGGCTGGCGCGCAGGGCGTTGCGCTAG
- a CDS encoding DedA family protein: protein MLETWITSYGYPVVLAGTFLEGETVLVLGGVAAHMRYLSLELVIACGFLGSLTGDQLYFYLGRRHGKALLARHPDWQTRVQRVLRQLERQQNWLLLSFRFLYGLRSITPFAVGLSTIPWLRFTLFNLLGAGIWASVIGLAGYYFGRAIETVIGDIRHYELEVMGGIIAAAVLLWVVHRYRRR, encoded by the coding sequence ATGCTGGAAACATGGATCACCAGCTATGGCTACCCGGTCGTTTTGGCCGGAACCTTCCTGGAGGGCGAAACCGTCCTGGTCCTGGGCGGTGTGGCCGCGCACATGCGTTACCTGTCCCTGGAGCTGGTGATCGCCTGCGGTTTCCTCGGCTCCCTGACCGGCGACCAGCTGTATTTTTATCTCGGCCGCCGTCATGGCAAGGCGCTGCTGGCCCGGCATCCCGACTGGCAGACGCGGGTGCAGCGGGTGCTGCGGCAGCTGGAACGGCAGCAGAACTGGCTGCTGCTGAGTTTCCGCTTCCTCTACGGGCTGCGCTCCATCACCCCGTTCGCCGTCGGCCTGAGCACGATACCCTGGTTGCGCTTTACCCTGTTCAACCTCCTCGGCGCCGGCATCTGGGCGTCTGTGATCGGGCTGGCCGGCTACTACTTCGGCCGGGCGATCGAGACGGTCATCGGCGACATCCGCCACTACGAACTCGAGGTGATGGGGGGTATCATCGCCGCCGCCGTACTGCTGTGGGTGGTGCACCGCTACCGCCGGCGGTAG